A genomic region of Magnolia sinica isolate HGM2019 chromosome 6, MsV1, whole genome shotgun sequence contains the following coding sequences:
- the LOC131249245 gene encoding protein SINE1-like, producing MGRNLSPILRRELANLDKDADSRKTAMKALKSYVKDLDSKAIPQFLAQVSETKGPGSSSGEYTISLYEVLARVHGRNIVPQIDNIMLTIVNTLTSSAGSFPLHQACSKVVPAIARYGIDPSTPEEEKVKIIQSLCKPLSSVLMGPAESVASGAALCLKALVESDNWRFASDEAVNDVCLRVAGALEEKLTQTNSHMGLVMALAKHNSLIVEAYARSLIRSGLQILTAGVAEGNSQRRLSAIQMINFLMKCIDSRSIFSELAMIVDVLEKCDSDQMPFVRGAAFEALQTARMIAADKGSKFEKDSSSITGSNFRRDHSRRNLWGGSRDNRNRRGSRSPRPMSPESHTVNSFIEYDSLMDSPLSTGQASCNFAYGSHANRKLWRCENGGVDVSLKDGLYSAAGYGDDRLKSYVEHFGDGGLSDVEGDRLEAFSGFAQASSPTNTITRSATPSPQRSQSQLNADDIRIFTTPRKLIRSLQDPDDVSSDFFEKQAEKIRSPASCEVGWEPTREMNGSDGSPDSLNYVVRGKQNCERVQSNLSWKNKATDAEPELDGFESVSSTGDVDPDAKNCKELYEARGRENNGMRTVGPKRTSFRKAAALSLVCGLTLILPAIILSTMWLDNHDEYFNLVPT from the exons ATGGGTAGAAATCTGAGCCCGATACTTCGGAGGGAGCTGGCGAACCTCGACAAAGACGCCGACAGCCGTAAAACTGCCATGAAAGCATTAAAATCCTATGTCAAAGACCTTGACTCAAAGGCAATCCCTCAATTTCTTGCCCAAGTATCAGAAACAAAAGGACCAGGTTCGTCTTCCGGCGAGTACACCATCTCTCTCTATGAAGTCCTCGCCCGAGTCCATGGCCGTAACATTGTCCCCCAGATCGATAACATCATGTTGACCATCGTCAACACCTTGACGTCGAGTGCGGGATCGTTCCCGCTCCACCAAGCATGCTCGAAGGTGGTCCCTGCGATAGCAAGGTACGGGATCGACCCCTCAACTCCTGAGGAGGAGAAGGTGAAGATAATACAATCCCTCTGTAAGCCTCTATCCAGTGTCCTCATGGGCCCTGCTGAAAGTGTTGCATCTGGAGCTGCCCTGTGCTTGAAGGCGCTTGTTGAATCTGACAATTGGCGGTTTGCATCTGACGAGGCTGTGAATGATGTCTGTCTGAGGGTGGCGGGGGCTTTGGAGGAGAAGCTGACACAGACAAATTCTCACATGGGCCTGGTCATGGCATTGGCGAAGCATAACAGCCTGATTGTTGAGGCTTACGCGAGGTCGCTCATTCGATCGGGGTTGCAGATTTTGACGGCTGGTGTCGCAGAGGGGAATTCACAGAGGAGGCTTTCAGCTATCCAAATGATAAATTTCTTGATGAAGTGCATTGATTCGAGGAGCATCTTCTCAGAGCTAGCAATGATTGTTGATGTGTTGGAGAAATGTGATTCGGATCAGATGCCGTTTGTCAGAGGTGCTGCTTTTGAGGCATTGCAGACTGCTAGGATGATAGCTGCAGATAAAGGGTCAAAGTTTGAGAAGGATTCGAGTTCAATCACAGGTTCAAATTTCAGGAGGGACCATAGCCGGAGGAATTTATGGGGCGGTAGTAGGGATAATCGGAACCGTAGGGGCAGCAGATCCCCAAGGCCCATGTCACCTGAGTCGCATACTGTCAATTCTTTCATCGAGTATGATTCTCTCATGGACTCACCATTGTCGACTGGGCAGGCTTCATGTAATTTTGCATACGGCAGTCATGCAAATCGGAAGCTGTGGAGGTGTGAAAATGGTGGCGTGGATGTATCTTTGAAGGATGGCCTATACTCGGCAGCTGGGTACGGTGATGACCGCTTAAAATCATACGTTGAGCATTTTGGCGATGGAGGACTCAGCGATGTGGAAGGAGATCGATTAGAGGCATTTTCTGGATTTGCACAGGCTAGTAGTCCCACGAACACAATAACTCGGAGTGCTACACCAAGTCCTCAG AGATCACAATCCCAGCTTAATGCGGATGATATCAGAATCTTCACGACTCCAAGGAAGCTCATCCGCTCGCTTCAAGATCCAGATGATGTCAGCTCTGATTTCTTTGAGAAACAAGCTGAGAAGATCAGAAGCCCAGCTTCATGTGAAGTGGGGTGGGAGCCAACAAGAGAAATGAATGGAAGTGATGGCAGTCCGGATAGTTTGAATTACGTGGTCAGAGGCAAACAGAATTGTGAGAGGGTGCAGAGCAATCTGAGCTGGAAGAACAAAGCTACAGATGCAGAGCCGGAGCTGGATGGCTTTGAATCAGTGTCATCAACGGGCGATGTTGATCCGGATGCTAAAAACTGCAAGGAGTTGTATGAGGCGAGAGGAAGAGAGAACAATGGAATGCGAACTGTAGGCccaaaacgtacaagtttcaggaAGGCTGCCGCCCTTAGTTTGGTTTGTGGGCTTACGTTGATTCTTCCTGCTATTATCTTATCGACAATGTGGCTTGACAATCACGACGAATACTTCAATTTGGTTCCCACCTAA